The following coding sequences are from one Achromobacter sp. B7 window:
- a CDS encoding LysR family transcriptional regulator, producing the protein MQADNLSHLAAFAAVARHCSFRRAGEELGLSTSAVSYAIRSLEERLGVNLFNRTTRSVALTDAGQRLAERLLPALANLGDALEEMNHFRGSASGTLRINTSRAASYMLLMPMAGRFLGAYPDIRLEIAEDDSFVDIVGSGFDAGVRLLEAVPEDMVAVPIGPSLRAATVASPAYLAGRPLPRHPDDLLAHECVRYRFPSGRYYKWEFEKDGVAIEVDVSGRIALSDVHAEVRAAVDGIGIGCVPEYYVRDLLQSGRLVRMLDDWCPTIAGFMLYYPRQRRVSSALRAFIDMAKQAEPS; encoded by the coding sequence ATGCAGGCAGATAACCTGTCGCACCTGGCGGCGTTCGCCGCCGTCGCCCGGCATTGCAGCTTTCGCCGCGCGGGCGAAGAACTGGGCCTGTCCACGTCCGCCGTCAGCTACGCGATCCGCAGCCTGGAAGAACGGTTGGGCGTGAACCTGTTCAACCGCACGACGCGCAGCGTGGCGCTGACCGACGCCGGCCAGCGCCTGGCCGAGCGCCTGCTTCCCGCCCTTGCCAACCTGGGCGACGCGTTGGAAGAGATGAACCACTTTCGGGGTTCGGCGTCCGGCACGCTGCGGATCAACACGTCTCGCGCCGCGTCCTACATGTTGCTGATGCCGATGGCCGGGCGCTTCCTGGGGGCGTACCCGGATATCCGCCTGGAAATCGCCGAGGACGACAGCTTTGTCGATATCGTCGGCTCGGGTTTCGATGCGGGCGTGCGCTTGCTGGAGGCCGTGCCGGAAGACATGGTGGCCGTGCCGATCGGCCCCAGCCTGCGCGCGGCGACCGTGGCGTCGCCCGCCTACCTGGCGGGCCGGCCATTGCCGCGCCATCCCGACGACCTGCTGGCCCACGAGTGCGTGCGCTACCGCTTTCCCAGCGGGCGCTACTACAAATGGGAATTTGAAAAGGACGGGGTGGCGATTGAAGTCGACGTGTCCGGCCGCATCGCGCTTAGCGACGTGCACGCGGAAGTGCGCGCGGCGGTGGACGGCATCGGCATCGGCTGCGTGCCGGAATACTACGTGCGCGACCTGCTGCAATCCGGCCGGCTGGTGCGCATGCTGGATGACTGGTGCCCCACAATTGCCGGCTTCATGCTGTATTACCCAAGGCAACGTCGCGTATCGTCGGCGTTGCGCGCGTTTATCGATATGGCCAAGCAGGCAGAGCCCAGCTAA
- a CDS encoding MFS transporter gives MTPPSSPAYQVSAAMRRRVVIASVLGNAFEWFDFAIYGMFAAVISRLYFPTGDNATSLLLGLATFGVAFAVRPIGGLVLGMYADRHGRRRALSLMILMMAGGTAMIGVLPTYASIGMAASVLMLVARLIQGFSVGGEYASASAMLVEFAPPNRRGLYGSFQMCSQALAFSAGAGVVYLLSSNLSTADLESWGWRVPFLFGILIGPIGYYLRTQVDETPEFRKFQDQRVKPTQTTLRTLFSRYPRELTGSFCIVVTGTASNYVMLLYLPLFAVTELGLTMGDAQLSSALAAVLLLVLCPLSGALSDRLSRRALMLPATFAFGVVTWIMMARVLQEPSFATLLQAQLAAAACMGVMWGPTPALMTEILPVNLRSTGVSLSYNLAVMLFGGLAPFINTALIQRTGDLMVPVYYVAFCVFIGLIGLLLLGPGKPRGDTGLHAALQERPA, from the coding sequence ATGACGCCTCCGTCTTCCCCCGCTTATCAAGTTTCCGCCGCCATGCGCCGCCGCGTGGTCATTGCGTCGGTGCTGGGCAACGCCTTCGAATGGTTCGATTTCGCCATCTACGGCATGTTTGCCGCCGTGATATCACGGCTGTACTTCCCCACGGGCGACAACGCGACGTCGCTGCTGCTGGGGCTGGCGACCTTTGGCGTGGCCTTTGCGGTGCGACCCATCGGCGGGCTGGTGCTGGGCATGTACGCCGACCGCCACGGACGCCGGCGTGCGCTGTCGCTGATGATCCTGATGATGGCGGGCGGCACCGCCATGATCGGCGTGCTGCCCACCTACGCGTCCATCGGCATGGCCGCCAGCGTGCTGATGCTGGTGGCGCGCCTGATCCAGGGCTTTTCGGTGGGCGGCGAATATGCCAGCGCCAGCGCCATGCTGGTGGAGTTTGCGCCGCCCAACCGGCGCGGCCTGTACGGCAGCTTTCAGATGTGCTCGCAGGCGCTGGCGTTCTCGGCCGGCGCGGGCGTGGTCTATCTGCTGTCGTCCAACCTGTCGACCGCAGACCTGGAAAGCTGGGGTTGGCGCGTGCCGTTCCTGTTCGGCATCCTGATCGGGCCCATCGGCTATTACCTGCGCACGCAGGTGGACGAAACGCCCGAATTCCGCAAGTTTCAGGATCAGCGCGTCAAGCCCACGCAGACCACGCTGCGCACGCTGTTCTCGCGCTATCCGCGCGAACTGACCGGGTCGTTCTGCATTGTGGTCACGGGCACGGCGTCCAATTACGTCATGCTGCTATACCTGCCCCTGTTTGCCGTCACGGAGCTGGGCCTGACGATGGGCGACGCGCAGCTAAGCAGCGCCTTGGCCGCCGTGTTGCTGCTGGTGTTGTGCCCGCTGTCCGGCGCGCTGTCCGACCGCCTGTCGCGCCGCGCCCTGATGCTGCCGGCCACGTTCGCCTTTGGCGTCGTCACCTGGATCATGATGGCGCGCGTGCTGCAAGAGCCGTCGTTCGCCACCCTGCTGCAAGCGCAGTTGGCGGCGGCGGCGTGCATGGGCGTGATGTGGGGGCCGACGCCCGCGCTGATGACCGAGATCTTGCCGGTGAACCTGCGGTCCACGGGCGTATCCCTGTCGTACAACCTGGCCGTGATGCTGTTCGGCGGCCTGGCGCCTTTTATCAACACCGCGTTGATCCAACGTACGGGTGACCTGATGGTACCGGTGTACTACGTGGCGTTTTGCGTCTTCATCGGGCTGATCGGCTTGCTGCTGCTGGGGCCGGGCAAGCCGCGCGGCGATACCGGGCTGCACGCGGCGCTGCAAGAAAGGCCGGCGTAA
- a CDS encoding CoA ester lyase produces the protein MRSKLFVPGSRPELFAKALSGPADALSFDLEDAVAPSRKAEAREHLARMLADPQTAASGKTLIVRVNALDSGHFHADVQAVVRPGLHLVNLPKAESEADVVAAASAIEQARAANGVKEPVGLLLNIESPRALRRAATLAAAHPSVAGLQLGLGDLFEPAGISRRQNVAVQQAMFALRMAAAEAGVFAYDSAFANIEDEAGFRAEAELARSLGYLGKSCIHPRQVPLVNAAFRPTDEEIAHATRVVQAAREASDKGVGAFVVDGRMIDGPFLRRAEAILRSAQALGLDGTEQQQ, from the coding sequence ATGAGAAGCAAACTGTTCGTTCCAGGTTCCCGTCCCGAGTTATTCGCCAAGGCATTGAGCGGCCCCGCGGACGCGTTGTCGTTCGACCTGGAGGACGCCGTGGCCCCGTCGCGCAAGGCCGAAGCGCGCGAGCACCTGGCCCGCATGCTGGCCGACCCGCAGACCGCGGCGTCGGGCAAGACGCTGATCGTGCGGGTCAACGCGCTGGACAGCGGGCATTTTCATGCCGACGTGCAGGCGGTGGTGCGGCCGGGCCTGCATCTGGTGAATCTGCCCAAGGCGGAAAGCGAGGCCGACGTGGTGGCGGCGGCCAGCGCCATCGAACAGGCGCGTGCCGCCAATGGCGTGAAGGAGCCGGTCGGGTTGCTGTTGAACATTGAATCGCCCCGCGCGCTGCGCCGGGCGGCCACCTTGGCGGCCGCGCATCCGTCGGTGGCCGGCTTGCAGCTGGGCCTGGGGGATCTTTTCGAACCCGCCGGCATCAGCCGCCGCCAGAACGTGGCCGTGCAGCAGGCGATGTTTGCGCTGCGCATGGCGGCGGCCGAGGCGGGGGTGTTTGCCTATGACTCGGCCTTTGCCAATATCGAAGACGAAGCGGGCTTTCGCGCCGAGGCCGAGCTGGCGCGCAGCCTGGGCTACCTGGGCAAAAGCTGCATTCACCCGCGCCAGGTGCCGCTGGTCAACGCCGCGTTTCGCCCGACGGATGAAGAAATCGCCCACGCTACCCGCGTGGTGCAGGCCGCGCGCGAGGCATCGGACAAAGGCGTCGGCGCGTTTGTGGTGGACGGCCGCATGATCGACGGCCCGTTCCTGCGCCGCGCCGAAGCGATACTGCGTTCGGCCCAGGCCTTGGGGCTGGACGGCACGGAGCAACAGCAATGA
- a CDS encoding CaiB/BaiF CoA-transferase family protein gives MMATEHVCTGGPLAGVRVLDLSAYIAGPYGCTLLADQGADVIKVEPPTGDNLRKYPSTLDTESRAFLGVNRGKRGLVLDLKQPDALAVLHDLARQADVLVHNFRPSVPARLGIAYEQLAEVNPRLIYCAVTGYGETGPLKDKAGYDQVLQTMTGMCALQGKAEGPPEILYGSVVDYYASSMVAAGVASALYERERSGRGQFVGVSLLRSALALQSARLVWAEGEPREIGRDMRSGGITGLHPTGGGYLYISANTPHFWQALCEKTGLADLAANPRYDSVRKRAEHRDEIVPRLHEALRARTALEWEAWFGEEVPCAAARGVEDMFDFPQVQAEKMISTFAHPVVGSYRGFAQAIKFGRSQADTPRAAPAFGEHSEEVLAEAGICAERVADLKKRGALR, from the coding sequence ATGATGGCAACTGAACACGTTTGTACCGGTGGCCCGCTGGCGGGCGTACGCGTGCTGGACTTAAGCGCCTACATCGCCGGGCCGTATGGCTGCACGCTGCTGGCGGACCAGGGCGCGGACGTCATCAAGGTGGAACCGCCCACGGGCGACAACCTGCGCAAGTATCCATCCACGCTGGACACCGAAAGCCGCGCCTTCCTGGGCGTGAACCGGGGCAAGCGCGGGCTGGTGCTGGACCTGAAACAGCCCGACGCGTTGGCGGTGCTGCACGACCTGGCGCGCCAGGCCGACGTGCTGGTGCACAACTTCCGACCCAGCGTGCCCGCGCGCCTGGGCATCGCCTACGAGCAGCTGGCCGAGGTGAACCCCCGGCTGATCTACTGCGCCGTCACCGGCTATGGGGAAACCGGTCCGCTCAAGGACAAGGCCGGCTACGACCAGGTGCTGCAAACCATGACGGGCATGTGCGCGTTGCAGGGCAAGGCGGAAGGCCCGCCCGAGATCCTGTACGGCTCAGTGGTGGATTACTACGCGTCGTCCATGGTGGCGGCCGGGGTGGCGTCGGCGCTGTATGAACGCGAACGCAGCGGTCGCGGGCAGTTCGTGGGCGTGTCCTTGCTGCGCAGCGCGCTGGCGTTGCAATCGGCCCGGCTGGTCTGGGCCGAGGGCGAACCGCGCGAGATCGGGCGCGACATGCGTTCGGGCGGCATCACGGGCCTGCACCCCACGGGCGGCGGCTATCTGTATATCTCGGCCAACACGCCGCACTTCTGGCAGGCCTTGTGCGAGAAGACCGGGCTGGCGGACCTGGCTGCGAATCCGCGTTACGACTCGGTGCGCAAGCGTGCCGAGCATCGCGACGAAATCGTGCCGCGCCTGCATGAAGCGCTGCGCGCGCGCACCGCGCTGGAATGGGAGGCCTGGTTTGGCGAAGAGGTGCCTTGCGCCGCCGCGCGCGGCGTTGAAGACATGTTCGACTTTCCCCAGGTGCAGGCCGAGAAGATGATCTCCACATTCGCGCATCCGGTCGTTGGCAGCTACCGGGGCTTCGCGCAGGCGATCAAGTTCGGCCGCAGCCAGGCGGACACGCCGCGCGCCGCGCCCGCGTTTGGCGAACACAGCGAAGAGGTGCTGGCCGAAGCGGGAATCTGCGCCGAGCGGGTGGCCGACCTGAAAAAGCGCGGCGCGTTGCGATAG
- a CDS encoding tripartite tricarboxylate transporter substrate binding protein yields the protein MNLTLHTLRAAIPALALSLTLAVAAGAPATAMAQSASIPPTITMVVPFPPGGSNDVFARVLAEKLGARLSNTVIVENRPGAGGAIGAEYVARAPKDGTVLMLSSSTLTTNAAVQTNLKYDVVRSFAPVAMLARSPMALVVGKDSPYQSMADLLAVGRKEPGKLTYGSAGLGSVNQMASEILAGGEKTAFTHVPYKGMSHALNDLAGGRVDFVIGSFASTASLLKGGKLRVLAVTSPKRSQFYPNLPTIGEGQPGYSVELWWGVLAPAGTPAPLVDKLNAEIRAIVNDDKMRAMFAEESAVPAELTVPQFADLVQADAAKWKQVARDRNISIQ from the coding sequence ATGAACCTGACTTTGCACACGCTGCGCGCGGCCATACCCGCGTTGGCCCTGAGCCTGACGCTGGCGGTTGCCGCGGGCGCGCCCGCGACCGCCATGGCGCAGTCCGCCTCCATACCGCCCACCATCACCATGGTGGTGCCGTTTCCGCCTGGCGGCAGCAATGACGTGTTCGCACGCGTGCTGGCCGAAAAGCTGGGGGCGCGCCTGTCGAACACCGTCATTGTTGAAAACCGGCCCGGCGCGGGCGGGGCGATTGGCGCGGAATACGTCGCGCGCGCACCCAAGGACGGCACGGTGCTGATGCTGTCTTCGTCCACGCTGACCACCAACGCGGCGGTACAGACCAATTTGAAGTACGACGTGGTGCGCAGCTTCGCGCCCGTGGCGATGCTGGCGCGCAGCCCGATGGCCTTGGTGGTGGGCAAGGACTCGCCGTACCAATCCATGGCCGACCTGTTGGCTGTCGGCCGCAAAGAACCGGGCAAGCTGACCTACGGCAGCGCCGGGCTGGGCTCGGTCAACCAGATGGCCAGCGAAATCCTGGCGGGTGGCGAGAAGACGGCGTTCACGCACGTGCCCTACAAGGGCATGTCGCACGCGCTGAACGATTTGGCCGGTGGCCGCGTCGATTTCGTGATCGGCAGCTTCGCGTCGACGGCATCGCTGCTCAAGGGCGGCAAGCTGCGCGTGCTGGCCGTCACGTCACCCAAGCGGTCGCAGTTCTATCCCAACCTGCCCACCATCGGTGAAGGCCAGCCCGGCTACTCGGTGGAACTGTGGTGGGGCGTGCTGGCCCCGGCCGGCACCCCCGCGCCGCTGGTGGACAAGCTGAACGCCGAGATCCGCGCCATCGTCAACGACGACAAGATGCGCGCCATGTTCGCCGAGGAAAGCGCGGTGCCGGCCGAACTGACCGTGCCGCAGTTTGCCGATCTGGTGCAGGCCGACGCCGCCAAGTGGAAGCAGGTGGCGCGCGACCGGAACATATCCATTCAATAA
- a CDS encoding NAD(P)-dependent alcohol dehydrogenase: protein MIQARGYAAHSTDTPLVPFSFTRREPGDDDVLIDILYSGICHSDLHQARGDWGNSVFPMVPGHEIVGRVAQVGKNVTKFKAGDFAGVGCMVDSCLHCKACRLNLEQYCEEGATLTYNDKERGSDQLTFGGYSDRIVVKEHFVVKVSDKLDLKAVAPLLCAGITTYSPLRHWKVGPGQKVGVIGLGGLGHMGVKFAHAMGAHVVMITTSADKGRDARRLGADEVLVSRDAEAMAAHAGTFDFLLNTVPVSHDVNPYLALLTLNGTMALVGALTPLDPIPGANLIMGRKSIAGSAIGGMEETQEMMDFCAEHGIVSDVEIVPIQAVNEAYERLVKNDVKYRFVIDMASLAQEAAAA, encoded by the coding sequence ATGATCCAAGCCCGTGGCTATGCCGCCCACAGTACCGACACCCCGCTCGTCCCGTTCAGCTTCACGCGCCGCGAGCCGGGCGATGACGACGTGCTGATCGACATTCTTTACAGCGGCATCTGCCATTCCGACTTGCATCAGGCGCGCGGCGACTGGGGCAATTCGGTGTTCCCGATGGTGCCGGGCCACGAGATCGTGGGCCGCGTGGCGCAAGTGGGCAAGAACGTCACCAAGTTCAAGGCAGGCGATTTCGCGGGTGTGGGTTGCATGGTGGATTCCTGCCTGCATTGCAAGGCCTGCCGCTTGAACCTGGAGCAGTACTGCGAGGAAGGCGCCACCCTGACCTATAACGACAAAGAACGCGGCAGCGACCAGCTGACGTTTGGCGGCTATTCCGACCGCATCGTCGTCAAGGAACACTTTGTTGTGAAGGTGTCTGACAAGCTGGATCTGAAGGCCGTTGCTCCGCTGCTGTGCGCCGGCATCACCACGTATTCGCCGCTGCGCCACTGGAAGGTCGGCCCCGGCCAGAAGGTGGGCGTGATCGGCTTGGGCGGGCTGGGCCACATGGGCGTGAAGTTTGCCCATGCCATGGGCGCACATGTCGTGATGATCACCACTTCCGCCGACAAGGGCCGCGACGCCAGGCGCCTGGGCGCCGACGAGGTGCTGGTGTCGCGCGACGCAGAGGCGATGGCGGCGCACGCGGGCACGTTCGATTTCCTGTTGAACACCGTGCCCGTCAGCCATGACGTGAACCCGTACCTGGCGCTGCTGACGCTGAACGGCACGATGGCGCTGGTGGGCGCGCTGACGCCGCTGGACCCGATTCCGGGCGCGAACCTCATCATGGGCCGCAAGTCGATCGCGGGCTCGGCCATCGGCGGCATGGAAGAAACGCAAGAGATGATGGACTTCTGCGCCGAACACGGCATCGTCAGCGATGTCGAGATCGTGCCGATCCAGGCCGTGAACGAGGCCTATGAACGGCTGGTAAAAAACGACGTGAAGTACCGCTTTGTCATCGACATGGCGTCGCTGGCGCAAGAGGCGGCGGCCGCTTAA
- a CDS encoding LysR family transcriptional regulator, protein MKIESFRTLNAVLRGGSFAAGAADMNLSPSAVSLQMKQMEQYFGQPLFDRSALQVRPNAFAAEVDAVLQDALARLDELRRRSTPAVEGRVRLGTIEPLQVTLLPPLLRKLRERYPQLDVRLVRGRATELTEKLKKGEIDAAIITQPQTGGSSRLVWTPLFRETLVLIAPPDSTETRVAELFQRYEWIRFDKTTIGGRLAARYVAQHAPHARCRIEMQSLAALTALVSAGLGVCVLPEPGRNLLDVHPVRVLPLGKHAPYRQISFVCRQADEENRLVQALLEGARP, encoded by the coding sequence ATGAAGATCGAATCTTTCCGTACGCTCAATGCGGTGCTGCGCGGCGGCAGCTTCGCGGCGGGCGCCGCGGACATGAACCTGTCGCCCAGCGCCGTCAGCTTGCAGATGAAGCAGATGGAGCAATACTTCGGCCAGCCGCTGTTCGACCGGTCGGCGCTACAGGTCAGGCCGAACGCCTTTGCCGCCGAAGTGGACGCGGTGCTGCAGGACGCGCTGGCCCGGCTGGACGAACTGCGCCGGCGCAGCACGCCCGCCGTTGAAGGGCGCGTGCGGCTGGGCACCATCGAACCGTTGCAGGTCACGCTGCTGCCCCCGCTGCTGCGCAAACTGCGGGAACGCTATCCCCAGCTGGACGTGCGGCTGGTGCGCGGCCGCGCCACCGAATTGACCGAGAAACTGAAAAAAGGGGAAATCGACGCCGCGATCATCACGCAGCCGCAGACGGGCGGGTCCAGCCGCCTGGTGTGGACGCCGCTGTTTCGGGAAACGCTGGTCCTGATCGCCCCGCCCGATTCCACGGAAACGCGCGTGGCCGAATTGTTCCAGCGCTACGAATGGATTCGCTTTGACAAGACCACTATCGGTGGCCGACTGGCCGCGCGCTATGTGGCGCAGCACGCGCCGCACGCGCGCTGCCGCATCGAAATGCAGTCCCTGGCGGCGCTGACGGCGCTGGTGTCCGCAGGGCTGGGGGTCTGTGTGCTGCCCGAGCCGGGGCGCAACCTGCTGGACGTGCATCCCGTGCGCGTGTTGCCGCTGGGCAAACACGCGCCGTACCGGCAGATTTCCTTTGTGTGCCGGCAAGCAGACGAAGAGAACCGGCTGGTGCAGGCGCTGCTGGAAGGTGCGCGGCCTTAG
- the aceA gene encoding isocitrate lyase, with protein sequence MSTRETEIRNLQKDWAENTRWQGIKRDYSAEDVIRLRGSISVQHTLAERGATRLWELLHSEPFVNSLGALTGNQAMQQVKAGLKAIYLSGWQVAGDANLAGEMYPDQSLYPANSVPQVVRRINNSLARCDQIQWMEGKNPGDEGYIDYFAPIVADAEAGFGGVLNAFELMKAMIDAGASGVHFEDQLASVKKCGHMGGKVLVPTREAVAKLVSARLAADTMGTPTVLLARTDADAADLVTSDVDENDRPFITGERTVEGFFRTKAGIDQAISRGLAYAPYADLIWCETSTPNLEYARKFADAIHRQFPGKLLAYNCSPSFNWKKNLDDGTIAKFQRELGAMGYKFQFITLAGFHALNYGMFELAHGYARRQMSAFVELQQKEFAAAEMGFTAVKHQREVGTGYFDAVTQTIENGQSSTTALTGSTEEAQFEHGKEQKVA encoded by the coding sequence ATGAGCACTCGCGAAACCGAAATCCGCAATTTGCAGAAAGACTGGGCCGAGAACACCCGCTGGCAGGGCATCAAGCGCGACTACAGCGCCGAGGATGTCATCCGCCTGCGCGGCTCGATCAGCGTGCAGCACACGCTGGCCGAACGTGGCGCCACCCGTCTGTGGGAACTGCTGCATAGCGAACCCTTCGTGAATTCGCTGGGCGCCCTGACCGGCAACCAGGCCATGCAACAGGTCAAGGCCGGTTTGAAGGCCATCTACCTGTCGGGCTGGCAAGTGGCCGGCGACGCCAACCTGGCCGGCGAGATGTATCCCGACCAGTCGCTGTACCCCGCCAACTCGGTGCCGCAAGTGGTTCGCCGCATCAACAATTCGTTGGCGCGCTGCGACCAGATCCAATGGATGGAAGGCAAGAACCCGGGCGACGAAGGCTATATCGATTACTTCGCGCCCATCGTGGCCGATGCCGAAGCGGGCTTTGGCGGCGTGCTCAATGCCTTTGAACTGATGAAGGCAATGATCGACGCCGGCGCCTCGGGCGTGCACTTCGAAGACCAGTTGGCGTCCGTGAAAAAGTGCGGCCACATGGGCGGCAAGGTGCTGGTGCCCACCCGCGAAGCCGTGGCCAAGCTGGTGTCGGCGCGCCTGGCGGCCGACACGATGGGCACGCCGACCGTGCTGCTGGCCCGCACCGACGCCGACGCCGCCGACCTGGTGACCAGCGACGTGGACGAAAACGACCGCCCGTTCATCACCGGCGAGCGCACCGTGGAAGGCTTCTTCCGCACCAAGGCCGGCATCGATCAAGCCATTTCGCGTGGCCTGGCCTACGCGCCGTACGCCGACCTGATCTGGTGCGAAACGTCCACGCCCAACCTGGAATATGCCCGCAAGTTCGCGGACGCGATCCATCGCCAATTCCCGGGCAAGCTGCTGGCGTACAACTGCTCGCCCTCGTTCAACTGGAAGAAGAACCTGGACGACGGCACCATCGCCAAGTTCCAGCGCGAGCTGGGCGCCATGGGCTACAAGTTCCAGTTCATCACGCTGGCCGGCTTCCATGCACTGAACTACGGCATGTTCGAATTGGCCCACGGCTATGCCCGCCGCCAGATGAGCGCCTTCGTGGAATTGCAGCAGAAGGAATTCGCCGCCGCCGAAATGGGCTTCACCGCCGTGAAGCACCAGCGCGAAGTGGGCACCGGCTACTTCGACGCCGTGACGCAGACGATTGAAAACGGCCAGTCCTCGACCACGGCGCTGACGGGCTCCACGGAAGAAGCCCAGTTCGAACACGGCAAGGAACAGAAGGTGGCTTGA
- a CDS encoding M20 aminoacylase family protein: MQVRDWFVERQPEYAQWRQDLHAHPELSFQEHRTAELVAAKLRQWGLDVHAGIGGTGVVAVLQGERPGKRRIGLRADMDALPMQEKTTLPYRSTHEGTFHGCGHDGHTATLLAVAQHLSQNRDFAGTINFIFQPAEETLAGGVAMMADGLFKRFPCDEIYGLHNNPMVGKGRVAVREGALLAACDGFVIRVHGVGCHGGMPQQGNDPVVIACQLVGMLQTVVSRALDPLESGVVSVGMMNGGTAPNVIPDLIELRGTIRTMSLAARETALRRVREMCEGLGVANATRIDVEFGMGCPPTINAPGPAATVTAAATRVVGADLVDDRITPLMAGEDFAYLLQECPGAYFFVGQDGHFCHHPEYDFDDDILPTGAAVFVEIVRDRLG, encoded by the coding sequence ATGCAAGTGCGAGATTGGTTTGTCGAGCGTCAACCCGAGTACGCGCAATGGAGGCAAGACCTGCATGCGCACCCCGAGTTGAGTTTCCAGGAACACCGCACCGCCGAGCTCGTCGCGGCCAAGCTGCGGCAATGGGGTCTGGACGTGCATGCCGGCATCGGCGGCACAGGCGTGGTGGCCGTGTTGCAGGGCGAACGGCCGGGCAAGCGCCGCATCGGCCTGCGCGCCGACATGGACGCGCTGCCCATGCAGGAAAAAACCACGCTGCCCTACCGTTCCACCCATGAAGGCACGTTCCATGGCTGCGGCCACGACGGCCACACCGCCACGCTGCTGGCCGTGGCGCAGCACCTGTCGCAAAACCGGGACTTTGCCGGCACCATCAACTTCATCTTCCAGCCCGCCGAGGAAACCCTGGCCGGCGGCGTCGCGATGATGGCCGATGGACTCTTCAAGCGCTTTCCGTGCGACGAAATCTACGGCCTGCACAACAACCCCATGGTCGGCAAGGGCCGCGTGGCCGTGCGCGAAGGCGCATTGCTGGCAGCTTGTGACGGTTTTGTCATCCGCGTGCATGGCGTGGGCTGCCACGGCGGCATGCCGCAACAGGGCAATGACCCGGTCGTCATCGCCTGCCAGTTGGTGGGCATGCTGCAAACCGTTGTCAGCCGCGCGCTGGACCCTCTGGAATCGGGCGTGGTCAGCGTCGGCATGATGAACGGCGGCACTGCGCCCAACGTCATCCCCGACCTGATCGAGCTGCGCGGCACGATCCGCACCATGAGCCTCGCCGCCCGCGAAACAGCCCTGCGCCGGGTGCGTGAAATGTGCGAGGGGCTTGGGGTTGCCAACGCCACCCGCATCGACGTCGAATTCGGCATGGGCTGCCCCCCGACCATCAACGCGCCCGGGCCGGCGGCCACCGTCACGGCGGCCGCCACGCGCGTCGTCGGCGCCGACCTGGTCGATGACCGCATCACCCCGTTGATGGCGGGAGAAGATTTCGCGTATCTGCTCCAGGAATGTCCGGGCGCCTACTTCTTCGTAGGCCAGGACGGCCACTTCTGCCATCACCCGGAATACGACTTCGACGACGACATCCTGCCCACGGGCGCGGCCGTCTTCGTTGAGATCGTGCGCGACCGCCTGGGCTGA
- the queF gene encoding NADPH-dependent 7-cyano-7-deazaguanine reductase QueF (Catalyzes the NADPH-dependent reduction of 7-cyano-7-deazaguanine (preQ0) to 7-aminomethyl-7-deazaguanine (preQ1) in queuosine biosynthesis), whose protein sequence is MTLSHGPLGQSVAYASQYDPSLLFPIARSHNRAALNLTAGNLPFTGVDLWNAYELSWLDAKGKPRVAMATFSVPADSPNIIESKSFKLYLNSFNQTRLVNSAALRGRLERDLSAAAGAPVGLDFFLPQRFSELQMGEMDGIYIDKLDIEIDTYEPAPQVLRTRPGNVVQETLASRLLKSNCPVTGQPDWASVQIRYRGAPIDRESLLRYVVSFRQHAEFHEHCVERIFSDIMQACAPEQLTVYARYTRRGGLDINPWRSNFEAAPPADVRTVRQ, encoded by the coding sequence ATGACCCTGTCGCACGGCCCCCTGGGCCAGAGCGTGGCCTACGCCTCGCAATACGATCCCTCGCTGCTGTTCCCCATCGCGCGGTCGCACAACCGCGCGGCGCTGAACCTGACCGCCGGCAACCTGCCCTTTACGGGCGTTGATCTCTGGAACGCCTACGAGCTGTCCTGGCTGGACGCCAAGGGCAAGCCGCGCGTGGCAATGGCCACGTTCTCGGTGCCGGCCGACAGCCCCAACATCATCGAATCCAAGTCATTCAAGCTCTATCTGAATTCGTTCAACCAGACGCGGCTGGTCAATTCCGCCGCGCTGCGTGGGCGGCTGGAACGCGACCTGAGCGCCGCGGCCGGCGCGCCGGTGGGCCTGGACTTCTTCCTGCCCCAGCGCTTTTCCGAATTGCAGATGGGCGAGATGGACGGCATCTATATCGACAAGCTGGATATCGAGATCGACACCTACGAGCCGGCGCCGCAAGTGCTGCGCACGCGGCCGGGCAACGTGGTCCAGGAAACGCTGGCATCGCGGCTGTTGAAGTCCAACTGCCCCGTGACGGGCCAGCCGGATTGGGCCAGCGTGCAGATCCGCTACCGGGGCGCGCCCATCGACCGGGAATCGCTGCTGCGCTATGTGGTGTCTTTCCGCCAGCACGCCGAATTTCACGAACACTGCGTCGAGCGCATCTTCAGCGACATCATGCAGGCCTGCGCCCCCGAACAGCTGACCGTGTACGCGCGCTACACGCGCCGTGGTGGGCTGGACATCAACCCCTGGCGCAGCAACTTCGAAGCCGCGCCCCCGGCCGACGTGCGCACCGTTCGCCAATAA